From one Mytilus galloprovincialis chromosome 13, xbMytGall1.hap1.1, whole genome shotgun sequence genomic stretch:
- the LOC143056137 gene encoding uncharacterized protein LOC143056137, translated as MLAAEDSLVEKIDGLKVDDKCQSGTAPKCKEGKEQLYKYITNTEQKESAKEQILSRAGTITLLSIATSSQVYLFDVLKLGPATFDKGLKEILEDDAIKELLFDCREDSDALWHLFDVNLKGVLDIQLLEIITQSTAKTQSEQKKRNFRDHEIMRVESLISCLYHYQKDNDILRIKQNVERKIKFQKNLWEERPLSDTLLKYAAYDVKCLSPLYDSLKPDEEQMRRLRIASEIYCNTKRSMVMRRFNQYERNPYLPIDVIPEKGQTSFTKGNTKCTGCQRLFPRDEFSKNQLSNGDQLCRVCKMVKSHSDRQCPYIEPRLGPVPYIEEIEKKPDEDLDQEASKLPIAMSEPPHFDRYDDDNDFLYDHDNDYDDYDERWNNDSDDDHDRYGNFRYTYDCGLHEMEGGDGSSELQYYY; from the exons ATGCTAGCTGCAGAGGATTCTCTGGTTGAGAAAATTGACGGACTTAAAGTTGATGATAAATGCCAAAGTGGAACTGCCCCGAAATGTAAAGAAGGCAAGGAACAATTATACAAATATATTACGAACACAGAACAAAAAGAATCCGCG AAGGAGCAAATTTTATCGAGAGCTGGAACAATTACACTTCTTTCTATTGCTACTAGTAGCCAAGTATATCTgtttgatgttttaaaattaggtCCAGCTACATTTGACAAAGGTCTGAAGGAGATTTTGGAAGATGATGCAATTAAAGAACTACTGTTTGATTGCCGAGAGGATTCAGATGCCCTGTGGCATTTATTTGACGTCAATCTGAAAGGAGTACTAGATATCCAGTTGTTGGAAATTATAACGCAATCTACAGCAAAAACACAGAGTGAGCAGAAAAAAAGAAACTTTAGAGATCACGAGATAATGCGCGTAGAAAGTCTCATTTCTTGTTTGTACCATTACCAGAAAGACAATGACATATTGCGAATAAAACAAAACgttgaaagaaaaattaaattccAGAAAAACCTATGGGAAGAAAGACCTCTCTCTGATACCCTCCTTAAATACGCTGCATATGACGTAAAATGTCTTTCCCCCCTGTATGATTCACTTAAACCCGATGAAGAACAAATGAGAAGATTGCGCATTGCTTCTGAAATATATTGTAACACCAAGCGCTCAATGGTCATGAGAAGATTTAATCAATATGAACGCAATCCTTATCTACCAATTGACGTCATACCTGAAAAAGGACAAACTAGTTTTACCAAAGGCAATACAAAATGTACCGGTTGTCAGCGTCTGTTTCCACGTGatgaattttcaaaaaatcaATTGAGCAATGGAGATCAGCTGTGTAGAGTATGTAAAATGGTTAAGAGTCATTCAGATAGGCAATGTCCATATATAGAGCCCCGCCTTGGACCAgttccatatattgaagaaattgaaaagaaaccagATGAAGATTTAGATCAGGAAGCATCAAAATTACCAATAGCAATGTCCGAGCCGCCGCATTTCGATAGGTACGACGACGACAATGATTTTTTGTATGATCATGATAATGATTATGATGATTATGATGAAAGATGGAACAATGATTCTGATGACGATCATGATCGCTATGGCAATTTCAGATATACGTACGATTGTGGACTTCATGAAATGGAAGGAGGTGATGGATCAAGTGAATTGCAGTACTATTATTAA